One genomic region from Prunus persica cultivar Lovell chromosome G3, Prunus_persica_NCBIv2, whole genome shotgun sequence encodes:
- the LOC18784410 gene encoding jasmonic acid-amido synthetase JAR1, whose product MEPAACTNNQSNGNYGEDIIGWFEDVTEKAGLVQTQTLRKILEQNCSVEYLRQWLGDIKIQEVDGFVLESLYTSLVPLASHADLEPYIHKIANGDTGPILTQQPMTTLSLSSGTTDGRQKYVPFTRHSAQTTLQIFRLAAAYRSRVYPTREGGRILEFIYSSRQFKTKGGLTAGTATTHYYASQEFKIKQEKTKSFTCSPEEVIASGDSKQSTYCHLLLGLFFSDQVEFITSTFAYSIVQAFITFEELWKDLCNDIRDGTLSKRINLPKVRKAVLDIISPNPTLASKIEASCKGLEDLDWFGLIPKLWPNAKYVYSIMTGSMQPYLKKLRRFAGDVPLVSAEYGSTESWIGVNVDPCLPPEDVTFAVVPTFSYFEFIPLHRHKQDCNLAIDDFIEDKPVPLSQVKVGQQYEIVLTTFTGLYRYRLGDVVEVAGFHNGTPKLDFICRRKLILTVNIDKNTEKDLQIVVERGSQLLSKSKAELVDFTSHADLLTQPGHYIIYWEIKGEVEERVLGECCREMDASFVDHGYVVSRRSNSIGPLELRIVEKGTFKKILEHFIVNGSALSQFKTPRCTSNKVILSILNLCTIKRVYSTAYAH is encoded by the exons ATGGAACCAGCTGCGTGTACGAATAACCAGAGCAATGGCAACTATGGAGAAGACATCATTGGGTGGTTTGAAGATGTGACTGAGAAAGCTGGTTTGGTTCAAACACAGACACTCAGGAAGATACTTGAGCAAAACTGCAGTGTGGAATATCTCAGGCAATGGTTGGGGGACATCAAAATCCAAGAGGTAGATGGATTTGTATTGGAATCTCTCTACACTTCTTTGGTGCCCCTTGCTTCACATGCAGATTTAGAGCCTTATATTCACAAAATTGCAAATGGGGACACTGGCCCTATACTCACCCAACAACCTATGACCACTCTCTCCTTAAG TTCTGGAACCACAGATGGGAGACAGAAGTACGTACCCTTTACACGCCATAGCGCACAGACCACTCTTCAAATATTTAGGTTGGCTGCAGCGTACAGATCAAG AGTTTATCCAACAAGGGAAGGAGGGAGGATCCTGGAATTCATATACAGCAGCAGACAGTTCAAAACTAAGGGGGGATTAACAGCAGGAACAGCCACAACTCACTACTATGCCAGCCAAGAATTCAAGATCAAACAGGAAAAAACCAAGTCATTCACTTGCAGCCCAGAAGAAGTCATTGCAAGTGGTGACAGCAAACAATCAACATACTGCCATCTCCTTCTTGGCCTCTTCTTCTCTGATCAAGTAGAGTTCATAACCTCCACCTTTGCCTATAGCATAGTGCAGGCCTTCATTACTTTTGAAGAACTCTGGAAAGACTTGTGCAATGACATCAGAGATGGCACTCTAAGCAAAAGAATCAATCTACCGAAAGTGCGAAAAGCGGTCTTGGATATCATCTCCCCAAACCCGACATTGGCTTCAAAAATCGAAGCTAGTTGCAAGGGCTTGGAAGATTTGGATTGGTTTGGTCTAATTCCTAAGCTCTGGCCAAATGCCAAGTATGTATATTCTATAATGACAGGATCAATGCAACCATACTTGAAAAAACTCAGACGCTTTGCAGGGGATGTGCCATTAGTTAGTGCAGAATATGGATCAACTGAGAGTTGGATTGGGGTGAATGTGGATCCTTGTTTGCCTCCAGAGGATGTGACTTTTGCTGTGGTACCAACTTTTTCTTACTTCGAGTTCATACCACTCCATAGACATAAGCAAGATTGCAATTTAGCCATTGATGACTTCATAGAAGATAAACCAGTCCCACTATCCCAAGTCAAGGTTGGACAGCAATATGAGATAGTCCTCACTACTTTCACTG GACTTTATAGGTACAGGTTAGGGGATGTGGTGGAAGTGGCTGGTTTCCACAATGGGACTCCAAAATTGGACTTTATATGCAGAAGAAAGCTTATATTGACAGTAAACATTGacaaaaacacagaaaagGACCTTCAGATAGTGGTAGAGAGAGGGTCTCAATTGCTGAGCAAGTCCAAAGCTGAACTGGTTGATTTTACAAGCCATGCTGATCTGCTAACTCAACCAGGCCACTACATCATATATTGGGAGATCAAAGGCGAAGTTGAAGAGAGGGTTCTTGGTGAATGTTGTAGAGAGATGGATGCATCATTTGTGGATCATGGCTATGTGGTCTCAAGGAGAAGCAATTCAATTGGGCCTCTGGAGCTGCGCATTGTGGAGAAAGGAACTTTCAAGAAAATTTTGGAACATTTCATAGTAAATGGTTCTGCTTTGAGCCAATTTAAGACCCCTAGGTGCACCAGCAACAAGGTGATCCTGAGTATTCTCAATCTATGCACCATTAAAAGGGTTTACAGCACTGCATATGCTCATTAG